Proteins encoded within one genomic window of Methanobacterium sp. Maddingley MBC34:
- a CDS encoding hypothetical protein (PFAM: Protein of unknown function DUF124) produces MFCPNCGTEVSGKFCPNCGESMETAIEEPVQSPEIQPAATAAPVAGSSSKYSVDDFINKTMEKSGSGETFEIENNYLLNINLNGKVWSKKGAMVAYTGDVKFKREGTLEHGIDRFVKKAVTGESSTLMKMKGQGKVYLADQGKEIVVLNLQNERIYVNGNDLLAFEEQIDWDITMMSSGVGMSAGGLFHVKLEGTGMVAITTHFTPITLVVTPDQPVYTDPNATVAWSGGLSPSVKADMDFKTLLGKDSGETFQLKFQGQGFVIVQPFEEF; encoded by the coding sequence ATGTTTTGTCCCAACTGCGGAACTGAAGTTAGTGGAAAATTTTGCCCAAATTGTGGTGAATCAATGGAAACAGCCATAGAAGAACCTGTTCAAAGCCCTGAAATACAACCCGCAGCAACTGCTGCACCAGTTGCTGGTTCTTCCAGTAAATATTCTGTGGATGATTTCATCAACAAAACCATGGAAAAAAGTGGTTCCGGTGAAACATTCGAGATTGAAAACAACTATCTGCTGAATATAAACCTTAATGGCAAGGTTTGGTCAAAAAAAGGAGCAATGGTGGCTTATACAGGTGATGTCAAGTTCAAAAGAGAGGGAACTTTAGAACATGGAATTGACCGGTTTGTTAAAAAAGCAGTAACCGGTGAGTCAAGCACCTTAATGAAAATGAAAGGTCAGGGAAAGGTTTACCTTGCAGATCAGGGAAAAGAAATCGTTGTTTTGAACCTTCAAAATGAAAGGATTTATGTTAATGGAAACGATCTTCTGGCTTTTGAAGAGCAGATTGACTGGGACATAACCATGATGAGTTCTGGTGTGGGAATGTCTGCTGGTGGTCTGTTCCACGTGAAACTGGAAGGAACAGGTATGGTGGCCATAACCACTCATTTCACACCCATCACCCTGGTGGTAACTCCAGACCAGCCAGTGTACACGGATCCCAATGCTACCGTGGCCTGGTCCGGTGGTTTAAGCCCATCTGTTAAGGCGGATATGGACTTTAAAACACTACTGGGTAAGGATAGTGGTGAAACATTCCAGTTAAAATTCCAGGGCCAGGGATTTGTAATTGTACAGCCATTCGAAGAGTTCTAA
- a CDS encoding putative peroxiredoxin (PFAM: DsrE/DsrF-like family; SirA-like protein) encodes MKKIEARGIKAPNAAILMENILKQDSTSGLIITLSPGSEEGLDNVAWKYGLGIEVETKENEVVVCLAKNLGDREDLEELDVTGETCPGPIIIAGDKLGCMENGDRVKIKNNNLETIEDIAIALPEMGGKLVDQGIDGEKHYLVIEKVDKQDSKETTTSVNRDKVLVVQSNGIGNAERAYATFIFAKAALSMGKNVSIFLLMDGVSIAPKGNAATVKHPAFDRLDHLMTEAIDAGATIYVCELSANFRGIKQKDLEKGCKLAGAATYVTLLSDPTYAVVNF; translated from the coding sequence ATGAAAAAAATCGAAGCCCGGGGAATAAAAGCCCCAAACGCAGCTATACTTATGGAAAACATCTTAAAACAGGATTCTACCAGTGGACTCATAATAACTCTCAGCCCTGGTTCAGAAGAAGGGTTGGATAATGTTGCTTGGAAGTATGGCCTTGGAATAGAAGTTGAAACGAAAGAAAATGAAGTGGTGGTATGTTTGGCCAAAAATTTAGGGGATAGGGAAGATCTGGAAGAACTTGATGTCACAGGAGAAACATGTCCCGGACCAATTATCATTGCCGGTGACAAACTGGGTTGCATGGAGAATGGGGATAGAGTGAAGATAAAAAACAACAACCTGGAAACCATTGAAGATATAGCAATAGCTCTGCCTGAAATGGGTGGAAAACTAGTGGATCAAGGAATTGACGGTGAAAAACATTACCTGGTAATTGAGAAAGTGGATAAACAAGACTCAAAAGAGACTACAACTTCAGTCAACCGTGATAAAGTTCTGGTGGTTCAAAGTAATGGAATTGGTAATGCAGAGCGTGCTTATGCTACTTTCATATTCGCAAAAGCTGCTCTTAGCATGGGTAAAAATGTAAGCATATTCTTACTTATGGATGGAGTGAGCATAGCTCCTAAAGGTAACGCAGCCACAGTGAAACATCCTGCCTTTGACCGATTGGACCATCTAATGACCGAAGCAATTGATGCTGGTGCAACCATCTACGTGTGCGAGTTAAGTGCTAATTTCAGGGGAATCAAACAAAAAGACCTGGAAAAAGGTTGTAAACTGGCAGGAGCAGCAACTTACGTTACTTTACTTTCAGATCCCACTTATGCTGTGGTTAACTTTTAA
- a CDS encoding ribosomal protein L37E (PFAM: Ribosomal protein L37e) produces the protein MKGTPSFGKRNKKTHIRCRRCGKNSYNARKRYCAACGFGRSKRVRTYSWQNKKLNGYRLK, from the coding sequence TTGAAAGGTACACCATCATTTGGTAAACGTAACAAAAAAACCCATATCCGTTGTAGAAGATGTGGGAAAAATTCATACAATGCCAGGAAGCGTTACTGTGCTGCCTGTGGATTTGGAAGATCCAAAAGGGTCAGGACCTACAGCTGGCAGAACAAGAAACTTAACGGCTACAGGTTGAAATAG
- a CDS encoding Sep-tRNA:Cys-tRNA synthase (PFAM: Soluble liver antigen/liver pancreas antigen (SLA/LP autoantigen)~TIGRFAM: Sep-tRNA:Cys-tRNA synthase), with product MKCQDYSLNRQTERENLNLNPLQRGGVLPPESRQALYEFSDGYSVCDYCAGRLDQIPKPSINSFLDDMASFIGVDHARTVHGAREGKFAVMHALCRPGDTVLMDGNAHYTSHLAAERNGLNIVEVPSSDDPEYRIDAEGYRETLDELYDMGEDVSLILLTHVDGDYGNVTDARAIGKIAHDAGIPFLLNCAYSMGRMPIDAKRWNVDFVVGSGHKSMAASGPIGILGVQEEWADLVLKRSNRHQVKELEMMGCTSRGAPIATLMASLPHIIHRVNNWDVEVEKTRYFVSEMEKISGVRQIGVRPTEHDLVRFETPFFHSIAGKHPRKGFYLYEELKKRNIVGIKRGQTQWFKCSVYGFSQEQVHYIANSFAEIAVKYREMAD from the coding sequence ATGAAATGTCAGGATTACTCCCTTAATCGCCAAACAGAAAGAGAAAATCTTAATCTTAATCCCCTTCAACGTGGAGGGGTACTTCCACCTGAATCACGCCAAGCTTTATACGAATTTTCCGATGGATACAGTGTCTGTGATTACTGTGCCGGCCGTCTGGATCAGATACCAAAACCATCTATAAATAGTTTTCTGGATGATATGGCCAGTTTTATTGGTGTCGATCATGCCCGAACTGTTCATGGTGCAAGGGAAGGTAAATTTGCAGTTATGCACGCTCTTTGCCGGCCTGGGGATACTGTATTGATGGATGGTAATGCCCATTACACCAGTCACCTGGCAGCAGAACGAAACGGGCTTAACATCGTGGAAGTTCCCAGTAGTGATGATCCTGAATATCGTATTGACGCTGAAGGGTACCGGGAAACCCTTGATGAACTTTATGACATGGGTGAAGATGTTAGTCTGATTCTCCTGACCCATGTGGATGGAGATTACGGTAATGTAACTGATGCCCGGGCTATTGGCAAAATAGCTCATGACGCGGGTATTCCCTTCCTCTTAAACTGTGCATACTCCATGGGAAGAATGCCCATAGATGCCAAGAGGTGGAATGTGGATTTCGTGGTGGGAAGTGGTCATAAGAGTATGGCTGCCTCCGGACCCATAGGCATTCTGGGAGTGCAGGAAGAATGGGCAGACCTGGTTTTAAAAAGATCAAACCGACATCAAGTGAAGGAACTGGAGATGATGGGATGCACCAGTCGTGGAGCTCCTATTGCAACATTAATGGCATCTTTACCTCACATAATTCATCGGGTTAACAATTGGGATGTTGAAGTGGAAAAAACCCGTTATTTCGTTTCTGAAATGGAAAAAATAAGTGGGGTTAGGCAGATCGGTGTGCGTCCCACTGAACATGATCTGGTGCGATTTGAAACACCATTTTTCCATAGTATCGCAGGTAAACATCCACGTAAAGGTTTTTATCTTTATGAAGAGCTTAAAAAGAGGAATATTGTGGGAATCAAACGAGGACAGACCCAGTGGTTCAAATGCAGTGTCTACGGTTTCAGCCAGGAACAGGTGCATTACATAGCAAATTCTTTTGCTGAAATTGCTGTTAAATACCGTGAAATGGCAGATTAA
- a CDS encoding nitroreductase (PFAM: Nitroreductase family): MVLPDLYPQIFKRKSIRNYDLTPLEDAELENILEQINNLEPLYADIKVDLKIVFQNDVNQRMMKKAPHYIAVFSEAKDGYKTNVGFMLQQMDLFFSANGLGSCWQGIPKLKKNVLESSNLEFVILMAFGKAKMPLHRTNTIEFKRKPLPQISDIRNKGSVGTLLEAARLAPSATNSQPWFFKGNHNVIHAYVVKPNIFRAIMLKKYIRIDMGIALYHLKLAAEHLGKTTRIIFDETGDENAPHGYEYVTSLKIE; this comes from the coding sequence ATGGTACTGCCTGATCTTTACCCTCAAATATTCAAGCGAAAATCCATTAGAAATTATGATCTTACTCCATTGGAGGATGCTGAACTTGAAAATATTCTTGAACAGATTAACAATTTGGAACCATTGTATGCTGATATTAAGGTGGATTTGAAGATCGTATTCCAAAATGATGTTAATCAGAGGATGATGAAGAAAGCACCCCACTATATTGCGGTTTTCTCAGAAGCTAAAGATGGTTATAAGACCAATGTAGGGTTCATGCTCCAGCAGATGGATCTCTTCTTTTCAGCCAATGGTTTGGGCAGTTGCTGGCAGGGAATCCCCAAACTAAAGAAAAATGTTTTGGAAAGTTCAAATCTTGAATTCGTCATTTTAATGGCATTTGGAAAGGCAAAAATGCCATTACACCGAACCAACACTATAGAATTCAAGAGAAAACCTCTCCCACAAATAAGTGATATTAGAAATAAAGGATCTGTAGGAACATTGTTGGAAGCAGCTCGCCTGGCTCCCTCAGCAACTAACAGCCAGCCATGGTTTTTTAAGGGTAATCATAATGTAATTCATGCTTATGTAGTAAAACCAAACATTTTCAGGGCTATTATGCTGAAAAAATATATTAGGATTGATATGGGTATTGCACTTTACCATCTGAAGCTGGCAGCAGAGCATTTAGGGAAAACAACCAGAATTATTTTTGATGAAACTGGAGATGAAAATGCGCCCCATGGATATGAATATGTGACCAGTTTGAAAATTGAGTAA
- a CDS encoding small nuclear ribonucleoprotein (PFAM: LSM domain), which translates to MAVHLNINLTNIHGIGKVIIVSVQKNVNTSRPLDVLGRALNSQVLIKLKGGREFRGVLESFDMHMNLVLNDAEELESGESSRRLGVVLIRGDNIVYISPG; encoded by the coding sequence ATGGCGGTACATTTAAATATAAATCTTACCAACATTCATGGTATAGGAAAGGTGATAATAGTGAGTGTACAGAAGAATGTAAATACATCCCGACCATTAGACGTATTAGGTCGAGCCCTTAACTCTCAAGTGTTAATTAAACTTAAAGGCGGCAGAGAATTCCGTGGAGTTCTTGAAAGCTTTGATATGCATATGAATTTAGTTCTGAATGACGCTGAAGAATTAGAAAGCGGCGAATCATCAAGAAGATTAGGCGTGGTCCTCATACGTGGGGATAACATAGTATACATATCACCAGGATAA
- a CDS encoding putative esterase of the alpha-beta hydrolase superfamily (PFAM: Patatin-like phospholipase) — protein MAKKDKPSKALVLSGGGITGTAWELGILFGLEESGVDVTHAELIVGTSAGSSVGAQITSGLSLEELYNLQLKPINETVEKQVDFNGHKFRQMMAAAIMSSPDSQTARALIGEAALAAPTMEEEERLKMMASRLPVHEWNMERKLIINAVDAETGEWVKFDQDSDVPLLLAVSASSAIPGVYPPTTINGRRYIDGGMSSGTNADIAQGYDQVFIIVAEPNMITPAMGPTMHRITFEEELAQLKTSGSQVMVITPDEESLEAKGPNPLDANFRRVSAQAGRKQGKKIAGKVKIFWGVP, from the coding sequence ATGGCTAAAAAGGATAAACCATCAAAAGCACTGGTCTTGAGTGGGGGCGGAATTACAGGGACCGCCTGGGAATTAGGTATTCTTTTCGGACTTGAAGAAAGTGGAGTGGATGTAACCCACGCGGAACTTATCGTAGGAACATCTGCTGGTTCCAGTGTAGGGGCTCAGATCACCAGTGGTCTCAGCCTGGAAGAACTCTACAACCTCCAGTTGAAACCAATCAATGAGACCGTTGAAAAACAGGTGGATTTCAATGGACATAAATTCCGCCAGATGATGGCTGCAGCTATTATGAGCTCCCCTGATTCACAAACAGCAAGGGCACTTATTGGAGAAGCAGCACTGGCCGCACCAACCATGGAAGAGGAGGAGAGATTGAAAATGATGGCATCACGTTTGCCAGTTCATGAATGGAATATGGAGAGAAAACTGATAATTAATGCCGTTGATGCCGAGACAGGTGAATGGGTTAAATTTGACCAGGATTCAGATGTTCCGCTTTTACTTGCTGTATCTGCCAGCTCAGCTATTCCAGGTGTCTATCCACCCACCACAATCAATGGCCGCAGATATATTGATGGAGGTATGAGTTCCGGGACCAACGCCGATATAGCCCAGGGCTATGATCAGGTCTTTATAATTGTTGCCGAACCCAACATGATTACACCAGCAATGGGCCCCACCATGCACCGCATCACCTTTGAAGAGGAACTGGCCCAGCTAAAAACATCCGGTTCCCAGGTTATGGTCATCACCCCTGATGAAGAGTCACTGGAAGCTAAAGGGCCCAACCCTCTTGATGCCAATTTCCGCAGGGTATCTGCTCAAGCAGGACGCAAGCAGGGTAAAAAAATAGCAGGTAAAGTTAAAATTTTTTGGGGAGTGCCCTAA
- a CDS encoding putative protein, putative amidase (PFAM: Creatinine amidohydrolase): MVELRYSSGKLLSPEVHKVGIMAIGSHLENHGAALPIDTDSKIASHLALQASIRTGAKFLGILYAATEYDYVKHGIHLPADVLVENELVPTLKNAKNNLDLEAVVLVNGHGGNVPIKDYLDDIEGELGLEIIFNNKIVEIEGPHAGTGELSMGVVLGMADESSLNEHCQFDEYPEVGMVGLLEARHQSKGIDEGACEVQKQGVFVDRELGESLLETAVCDIIRDIESLLS; this comes from the coding sequence ATGGTAGAACTAAGATACTCCTCAGGCAAGCTACTTTCACCTGAGGTTCATAAAGTAGGAATCATGGCCATTGGTTCTCACCTGGAAAATCATGGTGCCGCACTTCCCATTGACACTGATTCTAAAATCGCATCTCACCTGGCACTTCAAGCATCTATTCGCACTGGGGCTAAATTTTTAGGCATATTATATGCTGCAACAGAGTATGATTACGTTAAGCATGGTATACATCTGCCTGCAGATGTTCTGGTGGAAAATGAACTTGTTCCCACTTTAAAAAATGCCAAAAATAATCTAGATCTGGAAGCTGTGGTCCTGGTAAATGGTCATGGTGGGAATGTACCCATCAAAGATTATCTGGATGATATTGAAGGGGAACTTGGCCTTGAAATCATTTTCAACAACAAGATTGTGGAAATCGAGGGACCTCATGCAGGTACAGGAGAACTTTCCATGGGGGTGGTTCTGGGAATGGCAGATGAATCATCTCTTAATGAACACTGTCAGTTTGATGAGTACCCTGAAGTGGGAATGGTTGGTCTTTTAGAGGCACGCCATCAAAGTAAAGGTATTGATGAGGGGGCATGTGAAGTTCAAAAGCAGGGTGTTTTTGTGGATCGGGAATTAGGTGAATCCCTTCTTGAAACTGCTGTTTGTGATATTATTAGGGATATTGAGAGTTTATTGAGTTGA
- a CDS encoding putative transcriptional regulator (Zn ribbon and ATP-cone domain containing protein) (PFAM: ATP cone domain), with protein sequence MTKVIKKKGSIESFNPNKIKGSLQKATIDAGYSLDEKKDIINQVFININKKIDEEEEIKSETIKMCLLTELDKCEPYIAKSWRRFDDKYKSR encoded by the coding sequence TTGACCAAGGTAATAAAAAAGAAAGGCTCGATTGAATCATTTAATCCAAATAAAATTAAAGGTTCACTCCAAAAGGCAACTATAGATGCAGGGTACAGTCTGGATGAGAAAAAGGATATTATAAATCAGGTCTTTATTAATATCAATAAAAAAATCGATGAAGAGGAAGAAATTAAAAGTGAAACCATCAAAATGTGTCTTTTAACAGAATTAGATAAATGTGAGCCATATATTGCTAAATCATGGCGTAGATTTGATGATAAATACAAATCAAGATGA
- a CDS encoding hypothetical protein (PFAM: Uncharacterised ArCR, COG2043): MRYETEAKELIQLLGLKGSPVAVKLVKTPDDIPEGYEKIPETKRHCEFIQNTRLKGDTGYATAEEHMCKGGAGVMGIGQLPPTVADGTMYHKLGNFKTPEGALDTVEAIPKSSEEHYASLYAALETANFEPDVVVMVLNPKQALRVSQAYLNAKGGRISSDYSGIQSLCADAVVAVKERGVPNMTLGCNGSRGYAGVGDEELVIGIPPENLKDILGALKTFQEKWR; encoded by the coding sequence ATGCGCTACGAAACTGAAGCAAAAGAGTTGATTCAATTACTGGGACTTAAAGGAAGTCCAGTAGCAGTTAAACTGGTTAAAACTCCGGATGACATCCCTGAAGGTTATGAAAAGATTCCTGAAACCAAAAGGCACTGTGAATTCATTCAAAACACCAGACTCAAAGGTGATACAGGATATGCAACGGCTGAAGAACACATGTGCAAAGGCGGAGCCGGAGTCATGGGAATTGGTCAATTACCTCCCACTGTAGCTGATGGCACTATGTACCACAAATTAGGAAACTTCAAAACACCAGAGGGGGCTCTGGATACTGTGGAAGCCATACCCAAATCAAGTGAGGAACACTATGCTTCATTATATGCAGCACTGGAAACAGCAAACTTTGAACCAGATGTTGTGGTAATGGTACTCAACCCAAAACAGGCATTAAGAGTCAGCCAAGCATATCTCAACGCTAAAGGTGGCCGAATATCCAGCGACTACTCTGGAATACAATCACTATGTGCCGATGCAGTGGTTGCAGTAAAAGAGCGCGGTGTGCCCAACATGACCCTGGGATGTAATGGATCACGAGGATACGCTGGTGTTGGTGATGAAGAGTTGGTTATTGGAATACCTCCTGAAAACCTAAAAGACATATTAGGAGCTTTAAAAACCTTCCAGGAAAAATGGAGATGA
- a CDS encoding PUA-domain protein (PFAM: PUA domain~TIGRFAM: arCOG04150 universal archaeal PUA-domain protein; uncharacterized domain 2), translating to MKIKKRYHLKKKKLKEFQAKLGPYASLIPSKSKVEILESDLPELILVDGDPLIIILDGEPFPTLKGALKHPIKSHMVVVDMGAVKFMASGADVMSPGIVEADPQIQEGDTVIVVDENHRKPLAMGTAIISGEEMVDKDKGKAVKTLHYIGDKIWNLDV from the coding sequence TTGAAAATAAAAAAGAGATATCATCTGAAAAAAAAGAAATTAAAAGAGTTTCAAGCCAAACTAGGGCCTTATGCATCATTAATACCTTCTAAATCCAAAGTAGAGATCTTAGAAAGTGATCTGCCTGAATTGATCCTGGTAGATGGTGATCCCCTCATTATAATCCTGGATGGAGAACCATTTCCCACCCTGAAAGGAGCTCTAAAACACCCAATCAAAAGTCATATGGTGGTGGTGGACATGGGGGCAGTGAAATTCATGGCCAGCGGGGCTGATGTGATGTCTCCGGGTATTGTTGAGGCCGACCCCCAGATCCAGGAGGGAGATACAGTTATCGTGGTTGATGAAAACCACCGTAAACCCCTGGCCATGGGAACTGCCATCATATCTGGAGAAGAGATGGTAGATAAAGATAAGGGCAAGGCAGTGAAGACCTTACACTACATTGGGGATAAGATCTGGAATCTTGATGTTTAA
- a CDS encoding putative protein containing TOPRIM domain, potential nuclease (PFAM: Toprim domain) has product MEIRNPIDVRIIVEGASDVENVSRALQNIALGAEYHITISSIIPTTNIEIAKKAVNGADIVLIATDVDAPGRELAEKFQKVLKKEVGHIERMKLPFGHDVEYIDPVLIRREIKNAIIRSGLLSIANLGRFQETKDRLKESEAKIKELNKEIQDLSSQKDELILENQELTDSQERLKLKRSSLQEEFKVTKQRYADVKNQYGILINKNLYERFSLSELWKETFNETLDEEEHITFITSEFKPDNIVLGQGFITAPSRKDAVDWLKVIRTVLIFYDSKIEDLKEEIGDEKFSPHLLKE; this is encoded by the coding sequence ATGGAAATTAGAAATCCCATCGATGTGCGTATTATTGTGGAAGGAGCTTCAGACGTGGAAAACGTCTCCCGGGCATTGCAGAACATTGCCCTGGGAGCGGAGTACCACATAACCATCTCCTCCATTATACCCACCACCAACATAGAAATAGCTAAAAAAGCAGTTAATGGTGCAGATATTGTTTTAATCGCCACTGATGTGGATGCCCCTGGAAGAGAACTGGCTGAAAAATTCCAGAAAGTTCTCAAAAAAGAAGTGGGCCATATAGAAAGGATGAAACTCCCCTTTGGCCATGACGTGGAGTATATTGACCCCGTACTTATTAGAAGGGAAATTAAAAATGCTATAATTCGTTCTGGATTATTATCCATCGCTAACCTGGGACGTTTCCAGGAAACTAAAGATAGACTCAAAGAATCTGAAGCTAAAATTAAGGAATTGAATAAAGAAATTCAGGATCTGTCTTCACAAAAGGATGAACTCATCTTAGAGAATCAAGAACTAACTGATTCCCAGGAAAGGCTCAAATTAAAGCGGTCAAGTTTACAGGAAGAATTTAAGGTCACAAAACAGCGCTATGCTGATGTGAAGAACCAATACGGAATTTTAATAAATAAAAATCTGTATGAAAGATTCTCTCTCAGCGAACTGTGGAAAGAAACCTTTAATGAAACCTTAGATGAAGAAGAACATATTACTTTTATTACCAGCGAATTTAAACCAGATAACATTGTTTTAGGGCAAGGTTTCATAACTGCCCCATCTCGGAAAGATGCAGTGGATTGGTTGAAGGTTATTCGTACGGTGCTCATTTTTTACGATTCAAAAATTGAAGATCTTAAGGAAGAAATAGGTGATGAGAAATTCAGTCCACACTTACTCAAGGAGTAG